The Triticum aestivum cultivar Chinese Spring chromosome 5A, IWGSC CS RefSeq v2.1, whole genome shotgun sequence genomic sequence aacctactactatgcaccactccctCTGAAGAATTACCCATCTATCTCGGCCAGGGAAGACAAATAACTCAAAAAGTACACATAGTTACTTAATCATACAACAAAGAAACTCCCATTCTATTCAATGAACaatctggtcataaatccacaaatcATCAGATCACAACAAAGACACCATAAGAATTACATCGGATTGATCTTagaggagatcattgtattgaagatccaagagagatagagagagagaagaagtcatctagctgcTACTATGGAACNNNNNNNNNNNNNNNNNNNNNNNNNNNNNNNNNNNNNNNNNNNNNNNNNNNNNNNNNNNNNNNNNNNNNNNNNNNNNNNNNNNNNNNNNNNNNNNNNNNNNNNNNNNNNNNNNNNNNNNNNNNNNNNNNNNNNNNNNNNNNNNNNNNNNNNNNNNNNNNNNNNNNNNNNNNNNNNNNNNNNNNNNNNNNNNNNNNNNNNNNNNNNNNNNNNNNNNNNNNNNNNNNNNNNNNNGGCGGCGATAAAATTCTCTTGTTTGTCTCTCTGAGGGTGTCGGGAATATTGGGAATTTATAGGACAAGAATTATGTCATACGGAGCtgcaggggcccacaagcctgggtggTGGACCAGGGGTTAGGCTGCACCcccgggcttgtgggccccttgtccATCTTCTAGTCAATTAGGTTGTCCACGCGTCATAACCAATGGCAGACATGACTAGGAAGAGaaatcctcctccctcctcccacgaggTGACCGGGGGGACCCTCAATCCCACTGGCCCTCACCGCCGCTTGACGGTGCGGTCAGGCAAAGCCCAACCATCTCCGCCAGCGGTGGGGCCTCTGGCTCTTCTTGCCCATGCAGGGCTGGTGAGGGCTGGTGACATGAGCCAGAACATGGCGGGGGCCGTGTGCCACGGTAATATAGTGGATGGACGTGTGCTCCAGCACCCTGCTGCCCAGTTGCCTGGCAGCTTGGTGGATGGGCGTGTCTGGGCGCTTGCGACGATGGTGATCTAGGCTTCTAGATCTAGATCCGGACGACACGGGTTACGGGCAGCTGCCCCCGTCATGGCCtctgctggtggtggtggaggcgtagcagcagtagaacaaagGGCGGCTGGTTAGCTTTGGTTGCTCCGACGGTGGACAACAGCGAGCTCGAAGGTGGGATCCCCGGTGAGCAGTTTTGGTCGATGCCGGCATTTCACGGGGTTGTCCTCGCCGGTGGTCGGGTGTCGTTGGTGGTCTCGCGCGTTGAGCTATGCCGTCCGCCGAGGTGGGGCAGCACATGGGGTGCTCGGTGGGGAGGTTTGTGAGAGGTATGGCGGTGCAAGGTTGTGCTGGTCGTGGATGCGTACGTCCTCTCCCCTTCGTCCCCCTTTCCATGCCTGTGCGCGCTGCCATAGCTCCAGCGGTGTTCTAGGCAGGACATATGCTTCGGCCCCGTAGGTTGGGGGCTGCCTTTTGGACCAAAGCCGAAAACTTTGGCTGGTCTTGGAGGGGTTTGAATGTAGGGCGGCAGCCCTGGCGGTAGGAGGCGCGACATTCGTAGGCGGAGTGTGCGTCTCAGGTGCGAGCGGGCAGCCATGGCCACGCGGGTGGCTTGGTTGCGGGTGTTTAGCGGAGCTAGGGTGCGACGGAGGTGTGAACGCTGGGGTGCATCACTTGCCCAATCCGTGTACTGGCCGATGGTGGCAGCATCTATTGACGTCGTATCCTTCCTGTAGGCTTCGTCGCGGCGTTCTGGCTCCTTTAGTCATGCTCCGGATGAAAAGTTGATCTACatgatcgggcggtggcggctatCAGTGGTCGTACCCTTCTGGCAGACACCATTTTGGAGTCCTGGCTTCATCGTTGTCGGTCACACCTCTTCATTGTGGTTCATGGTGGAGGTCTCCATCGGCTCCAAACGGCCTTTTTCGCATATGTGTAGTTAGTTTGGTAGTCGGTGGGGTGGTGTGTTAGTGCCTGACACCTTTGTATCTTGTCTTGCGTGTGTGTTGTGTGCGGTGGTGGCGTGTGTTTATATCGGTCTACACGGTTGTAATGCGGTGATGGTTGCTttatataatataaagcggggaacCCCTTTTTCGTCATAACCGATGGCAGACATTATAGTGCCGCAGATGTATTGCACACAAGCACTATATATGAGGAATTTCCCAACGTGTTCAACCAAACCAGCAAACTTACATTAAATTACTAGATAATCATCTATTGTATCGGAGAAGGGGAAAAAGAACCCTGAATTTTCGTTCGTTATGGGAAATATGACACATAATAACCAAAATAGCATACGACATCATATCAGAGTGATGAAAAAAGATATTGTTGATTATTCATAACATTGAAATACATTCATGGCTTATAGACACACAGCGGCATGACATATTCTCCATTTATTTTATAGATATAAGGATGCTCGAGATATTCAATCAAATCCTTGATTTATGCACTAATCCTCTGTGTAATCAACAAATGTCTGACTTAGTTGTGGTTGTTCTCCCAAAATTGAGCCTGGAGATAGTCTATTGTATTTTTTTCCACCTGAAATGCCTTGGCAAGAACATCATATGATATTGGTGGGTCCGACCCAAACACTGCATTGGCAATTGTGATAGCCCCTGGGTTCTGGCTGCTGAGCGCGGCAATTGCAATAGCGGGCTGGTGGGGGTTGGGGTTGAATTGGAAGTGGATGAGCCCCACGGGGAAGACAAACACATCACCTTTGTTGAGCATCTTGGAAAGGAACTTGTTTCTGTTGGGGGCGGGTTGGTTGGATGTGACAAAGCCAACATATAGTGTCCCCTCGAGCACCGTGAGGATCTCAGTGGCGCGAGGGTGCGTATGTGGTGGGTTCTGACCCAAGGGAGCATAGTCGATGCGCGCAATTGAGATGCCGAGGGTGTTGAGTCCAGCAATCTGCATGACGTTGATCAAAGTGACGTTGGATCCAACCTTGTTGGTCACCCTAGGCTTTTCGAGGTTGGCTGCCTTGAAGAAGTCGTCTGCGTTAACTTCCATCGGGTTCTTGCAAACAAACCCATTGACACGCACTGGGTGCAGGGAGGAGATGTAACATTTAAGGTTAGATCTTACAAAGTCGTTTTCTTGGATATAATTTTCAGAATCTGATTGCAACATACGTATCTAGTGATAACATGACAGGAAACCATGAAGTGCGTAGTACCTGGTGAATGCAGGTCGGCGACGCAAAAGTCCTGGAGTGGGCTAGGATCAGAGGCAGTGGCCTGCCATGAGACCagtgcaagaagagcagcaaaGAGAAGGATGGAAGAGGATGATGCCATTTGAGTTTAGTTTCTTGGGCTCTTCTTTTCTCTTGTGTTCCGCTTTGTGTTTGTTGCCTGAGTGATGCTTTGAGCATGCAGGGGTTGTATGTGTTTATATAGGCGCAGTGAGGCGTGTGCGAACTCGGGAGCAATAGACATAGTCAGGTGGAACCGACCAACAGATTGAAATGGTCTCGGGCTGCTGATTAAACTATTTTGCATAAATGTTTTCCCTTCAAATGAAGCAATGCAGCGTATACAGATAGATAAAGGAACTCTATGTGATGTATGACTGAATAGTAACGATGATTGTTTCTCCATTTAACCCGAGTCTCAACAATGCATGCAGGGCTAATTCCAGGGAAATTCACCACCCGTCGCCATTATTAATGAAGGAAAATATTTATAAACAAGAAATATCCAGCAAGAGAAACAAATGAATTCCACAAGTTTAATTATATATCTAAATATCCTGTGTTTCTATCATACTATCATATACCTGGTCATAGTCTGAACTGGTTCCCGCGAAATCAGTCAAAGAGAGCAGTTGAGAAAAGCCAAGTTATACAAGGCAAACAATTATTTTCTAGCTTGATGCCGACATAGACAAAGTTACCTACTCTTACGTGAGCCTGATACATGGGTGCATGACTACTAAAGACATATAGAGTGACAACTACTCCTGTTCGCTCCACAAGTTGATATAGTATTATGTGTGCTATCTAGCTTTTGGAACTACGAAATTATATATTTGCCAATAGATTTGTCATGAAATTCCAGCAACATAAGATGACAGAGTAGTAAACGGATTCGTAGCAGCCCCTGTTTGTTATCATCATGTCAATCCGATATTTACTTGGTCAGATGTCTCTCGAAGTGGTTGAGTACTTACAGGAAGAAGCAACGACATTAATGGACGAAGTACCAAACCAAAAGGAGAGATGATACAAATGCCATGACGATGGAGAGCAGGAAGTTTCCATACGATCTAAGCAAGACTAGTTAACATCTTCTAGCGAAGAGTTTTATCATGCATGACCAGTTCAGTGTATAAACCTAGCCTTCCTGACTAGCTTCATGGCACCAGACCTCACCTGCTTCTTTTGCTAGAGTAAATAGTGCATTGAATGACTAGACTAGGCCAAGCGGCCACTCATAAACAGATTAATTTATTCGAGGTGTCTGTTGGCAGATTTAGTATAGAAAAAAAAGTTTCCAGATGATTTAATTGCTTCTATCACAAGCTTATTACAAAGAAACAACTCAAATATTAATTGTTTTTTTGGGACTCAGATATCTACAATAGTTTTTCTGGAGAATGATCAATCAAACTTACAAGACTTTGAACCCAAAGGAAGCTAAAACAGAACAATGAGGAAAAATAGAACTAATGACAACCACAACAACAAGTTTCATAGCAAAGGAAGCGTAGACTACTTCTTAGATGCACGAGAAAGACAGACCACAAGAACGACTCCTGGAAGCAACTTTTGCACATTCAACTTGAACATTGCAACCTCTGAGCACATTAACATATAATCATCTATTGGCTTTTGATTAAAGTTTTGCACAAACTTCTCAAGTTTTCTTTTAATATGCCTAAGCGCTATTGCATCATCTGGTGTATGTCTGAGTAGTAATTACGATTACTTATCCATCTCACCCAAGTCGGCACAATGCATGGAGGGTTGGTTCCACGAAAAGTCACGACCCATCACCATAGTTTATTAGATATCACATACTTGGTCATGGTGAGAACTGGTGCGCACGAGGTCAAGGAGGAGTTGAGAAAAGGCAAGTGATGCAAAGCAATCGTTTTCTACCTAGACAATGTCATCTGCTTAGATTTATCCACTCTCCCTTCTTTTAAGTTGCTTCAGAATGCGTGCAACCAAGCTTTTCAAGCTGTGGCCACTAACATAATCGAACTATATATTTGTCACCGGATTTGTCATGAACAAAACTGTGCACAAGATATGGCATGGGATAAAAAGGACATACACGTACTTATACGTTTATAGATGTGTGTTAGCAGCTTAACATACATATGATTAGAAAGCACGGTTGGAGATATAATGGAATATCTTACCATCCTCCAGGAAAAATAAACAGAGAAACTAGGCAATATGAGTCACCTAGTGATATAAAAAAATTAAGGTTGCAGGTTGACGCAGTAGTTAAAGGATTGTGTCAATGAGGACGAAGACACGCACGCATAAACAATGATGGTAGAGAGCAGAAACAATTCACGTGATCTTAGTAAGAGTAGTTAACATCGTCTTGCTAAGAGAAGTTAGGTGGTCTCGGCGCGAGAAAGTCCAATGTTTCTTCCAGGTGGTGTGTGGTTGAATGTCGTCGTCGGTCCTGCTTGAGTCTTCAGGTGGTCCACCCTCTCTTGTGCTTCCTCTCAGCGTGTTTGGCTTGGTTTGCCACGCTTTCTTTAATCATCTTGTATGATGATTTGCTCAACACCATGTATTGTTCAGCCAAGCGGCCGAAGTCCGCTTTGTGATAAAATTCTTCTATGACAGGCTTGTTACAAAGAAACAACTCATATAATATTCATTTTTGGGCGGTTTAGGTAATAATCGTTTCTTTTGTGTAtttatgcatgttttttgtatgtatgctGGACCTAATTTTTGGAACCTGGTGTCCGGTGTGCCCAGTTTCTAACACTTAGTAAAGATCATATTTTTAGTTCTCAacttaagaaaaagaaaaataatacacATAAGTATTTTGATAAAACGGGACACCTCATGAAATTTCAATTAAAGCAACTGTCAATCGAACTTACAAGAGTTTGAACCAAAAGGAAGCTAAAATATTACATGCGGGAACCGTAAATTTCTTATTGCATGCACCAGAAAGCGAGACAGCAGAACAACGATTCCAGGCTGCAACCTTTGCACATTCAACTTTCACATTTAAATCCTGAGAACAATCGGGCTCCAACCATCGCATACTTCTCATGTATTATAAGATAATCCTAGGTGTTCAACCCTAGGATCAAACATATACTGGACTACCAGATAATCATGTATTCTTTCTTTTTTACGTAACCATCTATTATTTCGGAACAAGGGGAAAAGAACCCAAAATATTTATGAGAAATACGACACATTAGAACCAAAAAAAAATAATATGAGATCATATCCGTGTGATAAACAACGATATTGTCAATTATTCTGAAGGTAGAAGTACATTCACTCATTACAGACACGGAATGGAATGGCATATGCTCCATTTATTTTATAGATTAGGATACATATCTAGAAACTCAAACATGTCCTTAATTTGCGCACTGGTCTTCTGTGTAATCAGCCAACCTTTCACTTAGTTGTGGTTGTTCTCCCAGAACTGAGCCTGGAGCCAGTCTATTGTATTCTTTTCCACCTGAAACGCCTTGGCAAGAACATCATCGGATATTGGTGGGTCTGACCCAAACACTGCATTGGCAATTGTGATAGCCCCTGGGTTCTGGCTGCTGAGCGCGGCAATTGCAACGGCGGTCTGATGGGGGTTGGGGTTAAATTGGAAGTGGATGAGCCCCACGGGGAAGACAAACACGTCACCTTTGTTGAGCACCTTCGAGAAGAACTTGTTTCTGGCTGGGGCGGGCAGGTTGGATGTGACAAAGCCAACGTATAGTGTCCCCTCGAGCACTGTGAGGATCTCAGTGGCGCGGGGGTGCGTATGTGGTGGGTTCTGGCCCAAGGGAGCATAGTCGATGCGCGCGATTGAGATGCCGAGGGTGTTGAGTCCGGCAATCTGCATGACATTGATCAAGGTGACGTTGGAGCCAACCTTGTTGGTCACCCTAGGCTTGTCGAGGGCGGCTGCCTTGAAGAAATCATCAGCATTGACCTCCATCGGGTTCTTGCAAACAAATCCATTGACACGCACTGGGTGCATAGAAGAGATGTAGAGGGTAAGCTTAGGTATTACTAGAAAGCCGTTTTAACATGCATATAATTTTCAGAAATTTATTTCAACATATGTATTTGGTGATAGCGGGATAGGAAAGCATGAAGTAAGCAGTACCTGGTGATTGCATGTCGGCGACACAAAAGTCCTGGAGCGGGCCAGGATCGGATGCAACGGCCTGCCATGAGACCAAGGCAAGAAGAGCAGcgaggagaaggaaagaaggggagGATGCCATTTGATTTCAGCTCCTTTGGGTCTTCTTTTCTCTTGTGTATTCCTGTTGTATTTGTTGGGTGAGTGATGCTTCCAATATGCAGGGATGTATGTGTTTATATAGGCGTGGCGAGCAGTGCAAACTCGTGAGCAACGGACATAGTCAAGTGGAAccaatcaacggatagaaattgtcTTTGGCTGCCCACTAGATTATTCTGCATGAACTTTTCGGACATGGTCAGCCATATTCAAATCTTTGATATACTATAATCAAAGTTCCCTTTTGAGATGCCAAAGCGACACTTTTTTCTCTTTAATAAACAAAGAAGCAAATTAAGGTACTCcatctgattttttttttgaaaggtaCTCCATCTGATGCACCTCTTAGTAATAATTACTGTGAGTAATAATTTTGATTGTGTCAAACAAGGAAGAAATCGTGGCACGTGGATCCATGCATTAACGCACCTAATACCACTACTATATGTAACAGCCCCTGTCATGATCACGTCAACCAGATATACAGTTGCCTGGTCAAATTTCTCTCCAAGTGGTTGATTACTTTCAGGAAGAAGCAACGACATTAATGGACGATGGAGAGCCAGAGTAGTTAACATCTTCTTATTAAATGAAGGATCACGTTTGCTGCTATAGAAACATATGAAGTTAGTGCCTGCAAAGAGGAGATGTATAAATATACAGATCTAAACGGAAAGACATCTCACTAAATGTGCATTTTTTGTCGCATCCAGTTATCATGAAAATATCAACAAGATGATCTTCAGCCAGCAAGTAATATCAGAATGGTCAGCAGTTACAGACAAAAAGATTCTACTGACATCTACAGAATTGTGTAGTGTACTGGTCACACACTCACACAGGTCAAAAAGCATTGACATACAGGAGCTCTCACTACCAGTGTTAGAAATTTTAAGTAAATAGGTATAGCAAACGTCTCGAGGTACTGCCAGACAGCAGGTAGGTTATTTCTCTGCACAGACAAAAGTGTGTCATTTGAGTGACCTTGCACTGCAGTAAAATAGCAATTATGCATGGAAAATAAATTGATTACTAAATGTTCTGGATCCTTAGGAATTTAAACTCAAGAAACGTTTGCATTATACACAATTTCATAAAATAGGAATTATGCATGGAAAATAAATTGATCTCTAAATGTTCTAGATCTCTAAACGGGTCTCTAAATGTTCTACGTCCTTAAGAATTTAAGATCTAAAGAGAAAAACTAAGACTATTCGACCTGTTTGAAACTAGGGGCTTAGCTATGTGGAGTGTGAGTCTTCCGAGATGCGCAAAGGACCAAGCCGACGACAACCAGGGAAAATGAGAATTATGATATACTTGGTCATTGTAAGAACTGCTGAGCACGAGGTCAGTCAAAGAGCAGCTGAGAAAAGCCAAGTCatgttttttttaaaggaggataaACCCCTGTCTCTACATCACTACGATGCAGACAGACATTTATTAATAAAGCCAAGTCATGTAAGCCAATCGTTTTCTAGCTGTAGGATGACAGAAAGTCACCAACTCATGCGTGGGCTTCTAAAGACGTGGAGTGACTACTACACATGTTCCTCCAGAAATTGCTATATGATGTGTGCGATCGAGCATTTCAAACAATGAAATTGTCCCttttcaaaagaaaaagaaaaagtctaTGAAATTGTAGATTTGCCAATAGATTATTTGTCATGAAATCCAGCAGCATAAGATGACACAGTAGGTAGCG encodes the following:
- the LOC123108516 gene encoding germin-like protein 8-5 — encoded protein: MASSSSILLFAALLALVSWQATASDPSPLQDFCVADLHSPVRVNGFVCKNPMEVNADDFFKAANLEKPRVTNKVGSNVTLINVMQIAGLNTLGISIARIDYAPLGQNPPHTHPRATEILTVLEGTLYVGFVTSNQPAPNRNKFLSKMLNKGDVFVFPVGLIHFQFNPNPHQPAIAIAALSSQNPGAITIANAVFGSDPPISYDVLAKAFQVEKNTIDYLQAQFWENNHN
- the LOC123108517 gene encoding germin-like protein 8-5; translation: MASSPSFLLLAALLALVSWQAVASDPGPLQDFCVADMQSPVRVNGFVCKNPMEVNADDFFKAAALDKPRVTNKVGSNVTLINVMQIAGLNTLGISIARIDYAPLGQNPPHTHPRATEILTVLEGTLYVGFVTSNLPAPARNKFFSKVLNKGDVFVFPVGLIHFQFNPNPHQTAVAIAALSSQNPGAITIANAVFGSDPPISDDVLAKAFQVEKNTIDWLQAQFWENNHN